The following are from one region of the Acomys russatus chromosome 32, mAcoRus1.1, whole genome shotgun sequence genome:
- the Mobp gene encoding myelin-associated oligodendrocyte basic protein isoform X2, whose translation MSQKMAKEGPRLSKNQKFSEHFSIHCCPPFTFLNSKREIVDRKYSICKSGCFYQKKEEDWICCACQKTSSCQQHPLSDGGEPGLQPPASFGPLCTSRRATSPQRPKHQPAASPVVVRAPPAKPKSPPRPAKPRSPSRTERQPRPRPEVRPPPAKQKPPQKPPQKPKQPARSSPIRGPGASRGASPTRAPRFW comes from the exons ATGAGTCAGAAAATGGCCAAGGAGGGCCCCAGGCTCTCTAAGAACCAGAAGTTCTCGGAGCACTTCAGCATCCACTGTTGCCCACCCTTCACTTTTCTCAACTCCAAGCGTGAGATCGTGGACCGCAAGTACAGCATCTGCAAGAGCGGTTGCTTCTaccagaagaaagaggaggactgGATCTGCTGTGCCTGCCAGAAGACCAG CTCCTGCCAGCAGCATCCCTTAAGCGATGGTGGAGAGCCCGGGCTGCAGCCTCCAGCATCTTTTGGCCCTCTCTGCACCAGCCGCCGTGCCACGTCCCCTCAGAGGCCCAAGCACCAGCCAGCTGCGTCCCCCGTGGTGGTCAGAGCGCCGCCAGCCAAGCCAAAGTCCCCTCCGAGGCCAGCCAAGCCAAGGTCCCCTTCGAGGACTGAGCGCCAGCCGCGTCCCCGTCCAGAGGTCCGACCACCTCCGGCCAAGCAGAAGCCCCCTCAGAAGCCCCCTCAGAAGCCTAAGCAACCAGCACGCAGCAGCCCCATCAGAGGGCCAGGGGCCAGTCGCGGGGCGTCTCCCACCAGAGCTCCTAGGTTCTGGTAA
- the Mobp gene encoding myelin-associated oligodendrocyte basic protein isoform X1 — MSQKMAKEGPRLSKNQKFSEHFSIHCCPPFTFLNSKREIVDRKYSICKSGCFYQKKEEDWICCACQKTRLKRRSRSTPRKK, encoded by the exons ATGAGTCAGAAAATGGCCAAGGAGGGCCCCAGGCTCTCTAAGAACCAGAAGTTCTCGGAGCACTTCAGCATCCACTGTTGCCCACCCTTCACTTTTCTCAACTCCAAGCGTGAGATCGTGGACCGCAAGTACAGCATCTGCAAGAGCGGTTGCTTCTaccagaagaaagaggaggactgGATCTGCTGTGCCTGCCAGAAGACCAG ATTGAAAAGGAGGAGCAGGTCGACCCCaagaaaaaagtga